One genomic region from Marinomonas maritima encodes:
- a CDS encoding sulfate/molybdate ABC transporter ATP-binding protein, with protein MSILIENISKKFGHFQALSPLSLDINEGEMIGLLGPSGSGKTTLLRIIAGLEGADTGRIQFGDRDVTNLHVRDRRVGFVFQNYALFRHMTVADNVAFGLEVLPRKERPSVSEIQKRVMHLLDMVQLAHLANRFPSQLSGGQKQRIALARALATQPEVLLLDEPFGALDAKVRKELRRWLRGLHEELGFTSVFVTHDQEEALELSDRVVVMSNGHIEQIDQPGALYASPNSRFVFDFLGNANVFEGKVENGKWHNQQANIFLPASDGQEGVGKNNAEKKDGQLYIRSHEFFVTKEPTAQANLPLKVIAINPIGAEVRLELSPIDWHSNDVWEIDLPHKAFDKNGFEKGQTVYVTPKAGYFFAEDAKKPMLLNWEVEKITTTEK; from the coding sequence ATGAGTATTTTGATTGAAAACATTTCCAAAAAATTCGGGCACTTTCAAGCCTTGTCACCTTTGTCATTGGATATCAACGAAGGCGAAATGATCGGCTTGCTTGGCCCATCTGGATCCGGAAAAACCACGCTGTTGCGTATTATTGCGGGATTAGAAGGCGCTGACACGGGGCGTATCCAATTTGGCGACCGAGATGTCACCAACTTGCATGTGCGTGATCGTCGCGTCGGTTTTGTATTTCAAAACTACGCACTTTTTCGTCATATGACGGTTGCCGATAACGTGGCTTTTGGCCTTGAAGTTTTGCCTCGTAAAGAACGCCCAAGCGTTTCTGAAATACAAAAGCGTGTCATGCACTTATTGGACATGGTGCAACTTGCTCACCTTGCTAACCGTTTCCCATCGCAGCTTTCTGGTGGTCAAAAACAGCGTATTGCCTTGGCAAGAGCTTTGGCAACACAACCAGAAGTACTGTTACTAGATGAACCTTTTGGCGCCTTAGACGCAAAAGTCCGCAAAGAACTACGTCGCTGGTTACGCGGATTACACGAAGAGTTAGGGTTCACAAGTGTGTTTGTAACCCACGATCAAGAAGAGGCGCTGGAGCTGTCTGATCGCGTTGTGGTGATGAGTAACGGACACATCGAACAGATCGATCAGCCGGGCGCACTTTACGCGTCACCGAACAGCCGCTTTGTGTTTGATTTTCTTGGCAATGCGAATGTTTTTGAAGGCAAGGTTGAAAACGGTAAATGGCATAATCAGCAAGCGAACATTTTTTTGCCAGCCTCTGATGGACAAGAAGGCGTCGGAAAAAACAACGCTGAGAAAAAAGACGGACAGCTGTACATTCGCTCGCATGAATTTTTCGTTACGAAAGAACCAACCGCTCAGGCGAACTTGCCATTGAAGGTGATTGCTATTAACCCAATTGGTGCCGAAGTTCGTCTTGAACTCTCTCCGATTGATTGGCACAGCAACGACGTCTGGGAAATCGACCTGCCTCACAAAGCCTTCGACAAGAACGGCTTCGAGAAAGGCCAAACTGTTTATGTCACACCCAAAGCGGGCTATTTCTTTGCCGAAGACGCAAAAAAACCGATGTTATTGAATTGGGAAGTAGAGAAAATCACGACCACAGAAAAGTAG
- the cysW gene encoding sulfate ABC transporter permease subunit CysW, with amino-acid sequence MSSHQAPGQRHQLRVGDSPWIKGLLIGFTLFLTVILLVVPLIAIFQQAFVEGAAHYFNSLIEADTLHAIGLTLLVAALTVPINLVFGVMLAWSVTRFEFPGRKLLMTLMDIPFAVSPVVAGLLYLLLYGNNGWIGSWLYDQDIQLMFAWPGIVMVTVFVTCPFVARELIPLMQQQGREDEEAAVILGASGWQLFRRVTLPNIKWALIYGVILTNARAVGEFGAVSVISGNIRGETNTLPLHVQLQYEDYQAAAAFASASLLAMIALLTLLLKAFIEWRQERSLKIEAEKERQVTQ; translated from the coding sequence ATGTCTTCTCACCAAGCACCCGGACAACGCCACCAGCTAAGGGTTGGGGACAGCCCTTGGATCAAAGGCCTGTTAATTGGCTTTACCTTATTTTTGACCGTGATACTGCTGGTTGTGCCGCTTATCGCTATTTTTCAGCAAGCCTTTGTTGAAGGCGCAGCACATTATTTCAACAGTCTGATCGAGGCTGATACCTTACACGCCATCGGCTTAACACTATTGGTTGCCGCGTTAACGGTGCCGATTAATTTAGTATTTGGCGTCATGCTCGCGTGGTCAGTGACCCGTTTTGAATTCCCCGGTCGTAAGTTACTGATGACCTTGATGGACATTCCATTTGCCGTTTCCCCCGTCGTGGCGGGTTTACTGTATCTGTTGCTGTACGGCAACAACGGTTGGATTGGCTCGTGGCTTTATGACCAAGACATCCAGTTAATGTTCGCGTGGCCGGGGATTGTTATGGTCACCGTGTTTGTCACTTGTCCGTTTGTGGCGCGTGAATTGATTCCTCTAATGCAACAACAAGGTAGAGAAGACGAAGAAGCGGCGGTCATTTTGGGCGCTTCTGGCTGGCAATTATTCCGCCGCGTCACCTTACCCAATATCAAATGGGCACTGATCTACGGGGTGATTCTAACCAACGCACGTGCCGTCGGAGAGTTCGGCGCGGTGTCCGTCATATCGGGCAATATTCGTGGCGAAACCAACACTTTGCCGCTGCATGTTCAATTGCAATACGAGGATTACCAAGCCGCTGCGGCCTTTGCCAGCGCCTCGCTATTGGCGATGATTGCCTTACTTACACTGTTACTGAAAGCCTTTATCGAATGGCGTCAGGAACGCAGTTTAAAAATTGAAGCAGAAAAAGAAAGACAGGTGACACAATGA
- the cysT gene encoding sulfate/thiosulfate ABC transporter permease CysT, which produces MATQLSVAGTRPRHKRVLPGLSLSLGTSLLFISLILLLPMTGLVMQSVDMGWDRYWQVISDERVVASYKVTLWAALIASVFNGFFGLLLAWVLVRYEFPGRRILDALVDLPFALPTAVAGITLATLYAPTGWYGEILESIGIKIAYTPWGIVLAMAFTSIPFVVRTVQPVLEELSPEEEEAGMTLGASDWSVFRRVIFPALWPALMTGIALSFTRSLGEFGAVIFIAGNMPYVSEITSLMIFVSLQEFDFPAASAIASVVLMASLILLFAINIWQARYLRRLHGRS; this is translated from the coding sequence ATGGCAACTCAACTTAGCGTGGCTGGCACGCGACCTCGTCATAAGCGAGTACTTCCTGGACTGAGCTTAAGCTTGGGAACATCCCTGCTTTTTATCAGTTTGATTCTGCTCTTACCCATGACAGGTCTGGTTATGCAGTCCGTCGATATGGGCTGGGATCGGTACTGGCAAGTCATCAGCGATGAACGTGTTGTCGCCAGTTATAAAGTCACCCTCTGGGCTGCGTTGATAGCGTCTGTTTTCAATGGTTTTTTTGGCCTCTTGTTGGCTTGGGTGTTAGTACGCTATGAGTTCCCTGGGCGTCGTATTCTAGACGCTTTGGTGGATTTGCCTTTTGCCTTGCCAACCGCCGTTGCTGGTATCACTTTAGCCACTTTGTATGCACCGACTGGCTGGTATGGAGAAATACTAGAAAGTATCGGCATCAAGATTGCCTATACACCGTGGGGTATCGTGCTCGCGATGGCGTTTACCAGTATTCCGTTTGTGGTCCGAACCGTTCAGCCCGTTTTGGAAGAACTGTCGCCCGAGGAAGAGGAAGCTGGCATGACGCTGGGCGCGTCCGATTGGTCAGTCTTTCGTCGTGTGATTTTCCCTGCGTTGTGGCCAGCCTTAATGACAGGCATTGCGCTGTCATTCACTCGTAGCTTGGGAGAATTTGGCGCGGTTATCTTTATCGCGGGCAATATGCCATACGTCAGTGAGATTACTTCTTTAATGATTTTTGTCAGCTTACAAGAGTTCGACTTCCCTGCGGCCAGCGCCATTGCGTCGGTTGTGTTGATGGCATCGTTGATTCTTTTATTCGCAATCAATATCTGGCAAGCGCGTTACTTACGCCGCCTTCACGGACGCAGCTAG
- the cysP gene encoding thiosulfate ABC transporter substrate-binding protein CysP, with the protein MKSAPRSLKTIIGTLLLSGAVQASAADQTILNTSYDIARELFATYNPTFEKHWLETTGKTIEIKQSHAGSSKQANAIMNGLQADVVTFNQVTDVQVLHDRAKMIPANWKTSFPNASSPYYSTTAFLVRKGNPKNIQNWGDLARNDVALVFPNPKTSGNGRYTYLAAQGYAQKTFGKGNDAKIDDFLGTFLKNVAVFDTGGRGATTTFVERGIGDVLITFESEVNNIRNQYGADKYEVVVPKTSILAEFPVAVVAKNAKKNGTEKVSHEYLNYLYSEASQRLLAGFNYRVHNDVVKAEFADKFPEVTLLTVEEIAGGWPKATKEIFKNGGKLDQLQRR; encoded by the coding sequence ATGAAGTCTGCACCACGTTCCTTAAAAACCATTATTGGTACACTATTATTAAGCGGAGCCGTTCAAGCGTCGGCTGCGGATCAAACTATTCTGAACACCTCTTACGACATCGCTCGTGAATTGTTCGCAACGTACAACCCAACCTTCGAGAAACACTGGCTAGAAACCACCGGTAAAACCATCGAAATCAAACAGTCTCACGCAGGCTCTTCAAAACAAGCCAATGCCATCATGAACGGCCTGCAAGCAGACGTTGTGACGTTTAACCAAGTTACAGACGTACAAGTGCTGCATGACAGAGCGAAAATGATTCCAGCAAACTGGAAGACTTCATTTCCAAATGCCAGCTCACCTTATTATTCCACGACGGCGTTTCTTGTTCGTAAAGGCAATCCAAAAAATATCCAAAACTGGGGCGATCTAGCACGTAATGATGTCGCACTGGTTTTTCCAAACCCTAAAACATCGGGCAACGGCCGTTACACTTATCTCGCCGCGCAAGGTTACGCACAAAAAACCTTCGGCAAAGGCAACGACGCTAAAATTGACGATTTCCTAGGTACTTTCCTGAAAAACGTAGCTGTTTTTGATACCGGTGGCCGTGGTGCAACGACAACCTTCGTTGAGCGTGGTATTGGCGATGTATTGATTACCTTCGAATCCGAAGTTAATAACATTCGTAATCAATACGGTGCCGACAAATACGAAGTGGTTGTACCAAAAACGTCTATCTTGGCCGAATTTCCAGTGGCTGTTGTCGCAAAAAATGCGAAAAAGAATGGTACAGAAAAAGTGTCTCATGAGTACTTAAACTACTTATACAGCGAAGCATCACAGCGTCTTCTTGCTGGCTTTAACTACCGCGTTCATAACGATGTTGTAAAAGCAGAATTTGCTGACAAGTTCCCAGAAGTCACTTTATTAACCGTCGAAGAGATTGCCGGTGGCTGGCCAAAAGCTACTAAAGAAATCTTCAAGAATGGTGGTAAACTAGACCAACTTCAACGTCGCTAA
- a CDS encoding LysR substrate-binding domain-containing protein encodes MQTISPIKDCVIRVGELDDCSLIARPLTQYRSLNCVSPNYAEAYGIPQTLTELANHKLIEYSHTLGNLDAQFEYMEDGKVKQQSMPSNLAVNGTDAYLDACLSGLGIAQIPAIGVESFIENGLLLPVLPQFEAEPMPVSLLYPSRRQPPKRLVVFMDWLQSIVIKTNRE; translated from the coding sequence ATTCAAACAATCAGTCCAATCAAAGATTGCGTCATTCGAGTGGGCGAACTGGACGACTGTAGTTTAATCGCTCGACCATTAACACAATACCGAAGTCTCAATTGTGTATCGCCAAACTACGCAGAGGCCTATGGCATTCCTCAAACACTTACAGAGCTAGCCAACCATAAACTGATTGAGTATTCCCACACATTAGGCAATCTCGACGCACAGTTCGAATACATGGAGGACGGTAAAGTAAAACAACAATCCATGCCAAGCAACTTGGCGGTGAACGGCACAGACGCTTATTTGGATGCTTGTTTGTCTGGACTTGGCATTGCACAAATCCCAGCCATTGGTGTGGAAAGCTTCATCGAGAATGGCTTACTTCTTCCAGTGTTACCTCAATTCGAAGCCGAACCTATGCCCGTTTCTTTGCTTTACCCATCACGCCGACAGCCACCAAAACGCTTGGTGGTTTTTATGGATTGGCTGCAATCCATTGTGATCAAAACTAACCGAGAATAA
- a CDS encoding GNAT family protein → MIKGLVKWAYLDKYIHSLIGGVEINNIGSIKIMEKNGFIRSKLDSPDKNVIFLEHVINKSKY, encoded by the coding sequence TTGATTAAAGGGCTAGTAAAATGGGCGTATTTAGATAAGTATATTCACTCTCTAATTGGAGGTGTTGAAATCAATAATATTGGGTCAATTAAGATAATGGAAAAAAATGGATTTATTCGTTCAAAGCTGGATAGCCCTGATAAAAACGTTATATTTTTAGAGCATGTCATTAACAAAAGTAAATATTAA